A window from Chitinophaga filiformis encodes these proteins:
- a CDS encoding RagB/SusD family nutrient uptake outer membrane protein — MKKLFFLLICTQMSCNLLDQQLQSNFTPDNFYKNADDAKAALSAAYDQLKGQNMYDQAMWVLQDQATDDAEWGGGRSTANQAKNDVDKYSFTPATTTFQSIWTAAYSGINKANAVLGHVPGINMDTALRSQYLAEAKFLRGFYYFTLVRMFGGVPLILQETTSLDNLDVARATAEDVYQQAIKDFSEAAAVLPVSYSGANLGRATKGAALAFLAKIYLTREYWPNASAKCKEVMDLGVYDIWDKFEDAFLIANKNGKEAVFEVQALGGGLGEGSFMQGYMRPNFDKVNGIAGFGDDPVTKNLYDTYRATDKRRDLTIRLYSAATTPPAPASITFPAYVYKYRDPSATANGEGSNNFPVIRYADVLLMYAEALNEQAAGNPDAFNAVNRLRRRAGIPELEPSLGQAQFRDSVLLERRLELAFEGHRWYDLVRTKRLISAMKAQNPSIVVSERHYLYPIPQTEIDVNAKLKQNPDY; from the coding sequence ATGAAAAAGCTATTTTTTCTGTTGATCTGTACACAAATGTCCTGTAACCTGCTGGACCAGCAACTGCAATCCAATTTTACGCCGGACAATTTCTACAAGAATGCCGACGATGCCAAGGCGGCCCTCAGCGCTGCATACGATCAGCTGAAAGGGCAGAATATGTACGATCAGGCCATGTGGGTATTGCAGGACCAGGCTACCGATGATGCAGAATGGGGTGGGGGCCGCTCTACTGCCAACCAGGCGAAGAACGATGTAGATAAGTATTCCTTTACACCGGCTACGACTACTTTCCAGTCAATATGGACCGCCGCCTACTCCGGCATCAACAAGGCCAACGCTGTGCTGGGACATGTGCCGGGTATCAATATGGATACCGCTTTGAGAAGCCAATACCTGGCAGAGGCTAAATTTTTAAGAGGGTTTTATTATTTTACACTGGTGCGCATGTTTGGTGGCGTGCCGTTGATATTGCAGGAAACCACTTCGCTTGATAACCTGGATGTAGCGAGGGCCACAGCGGAAGATGTATACCAGCAGGCAATAAAAGACTTTTCCGAAGCAGCGGCCGTACTGCCTGTTTCCTATAGCGGTGCTAACCTGGGCCGTGCCACCAAAGGGGCTGCTCTCGCTTTCCTGGCCAAGATATACCTGACCCGTGAATACTGGCCCAATGCATCGGCGAAGTGTAAGGAAGTAATGGACCTTGGCGTTTATGACATCTGGGATAAATTTGAGGATGCCTTCCTGATCGCTAACAAGAACGGAAAAGAGGCCGTATTTGAAGTGCAGGCACTGGGTGGTGGTCTGGGAGAGGGAAGTTTTATGCAGGGCTATATGCGTCCCAACTTTGATAAGGTGAATGGTATTGCAGGTTTCGGAGATGATCCGGTTACAAAGAACCTGTATGATACCTATCGCGCTACGGATAAACGTCGTGACCTTACTATCAGGTTGTACTCTGCCGCCACTACGCCCCCCGCTCCGGCCAGCATTACTTTCCCGGCTTACGTATACAAGTACCGGGACCCGTCTGCCACCGCCAATGGGGAAGGAAGTAACAATTTTCCCGTGATCCGTTATGCAGATGTTTTACTGATGTATGCGGAAGCGCTCAATGAACAGGCTGCCGGCAATCCGGATGCCTTTAATGCCGTTAACCGTCTCCGCAGGCGCGCCGGTATTCCTGAGCTGGAGCCTTCCCTGGGACAGGCGCAGTTCCGCGATAGCGTGCTGCTGGAAAGAAGACTGGAACTGGCCTTTGAAGGGCACCGCTGGTATGACCTGGTGCGTACCAAACGACTGATCAGCGCTATGAAAGCACAGAACCCATCCATCGTTGTGAGCGAAAGACATTATTTGTACCCGATCCCCCAGACAGAGATCGATGTGAACGCTAAACTGAAGCAGAACCCGGATTACTGA
- a CDS encoding SGNH/GDSL hydrolase family protein, which produces MQRRTFLQAGILATSFSLSGKNALASHLPKAAWQPAGDDEPSLVINAGIGGNNTVDMLARIDKDCLSHRPDLTVFMAGTNDMNSMKHVPLKEYDKNMRNMVKMISNTGSKVLLMTILPAFEPYLYTRHPKTFYDPEGYVARRKAVNEVIAAIAADTGQALLDMGRIFERAGNIGKDKDSLIQNELNSGKTDGVHPTPDGYRLMGVVVYDCIIQRQLPHKRIVCFGDSITHGDGGTEGHSYPAYLKKLLVP; this is translated from the coding sequence ATGCAAAGAAGAACATTTTTACAGGCAGGAATATTAGCCACTTCTTTTTCCCTTTCGGGGAAAAATGCGCTTGCTTCCCATCTTCCAAAAGCCGCATGGCAGCCGGCAGGAGACGATGAACCTTCATTGGTCATCAATGCCGGTATCGGCGGTAATAATACCGTAGATATGCTGGCAAGAATAGACAAGGATTGCCTGTCGCATCGTCCGGACCTTACTGTATTCATGGCCGGCACCAACGATATGAACAGTATGAAACATGTACCCCTGAAAGAATACGACAAGAACATGCGCAACATGGTGAAGATGATCAGTAATACGGGTAGTAAGGTATTACTGATGACCATCCTGCCCGCCTTTGAACCTTATCTGTATACCCGGCATCCAAAGACCTTTTATGATCCTGAAGGCTATGTGGCCCGGCGGAAGGCCGTCAATGAAGTGATCGCTGCAATAGCTGCGGATACTGGTCAGGCATTGCTGGACATGGGCCGCATATTTGAACGTGCCGGTAACATCGGCAAAGACAAGGACAGTCTTATTCAGAATGAACTGAACAGCGGGAAAACGGACGGTGTCCATCCTACGCCCGACGGTTACCGTCTGATGGGCGTCGTAGTGTACGATTGTATCATCCAGCGGCAACTACCGCATAAAAGGATAGTATGTTTCGGAGACAGCATCACGCACGGTGATGGTGGTACAGAAGGACATAGCTATCCGGCATATCTTAAAAAGTTACTGGTACCATAA
- a CDS encoding FAD-dependent oxidoreductase — protein sequence MKQLLTILLFCLLCLTQARAQTPIEADVVIYGGTSAAVTAAVQVKKMNRSVVIVSPDKHLGGLSAGGLGFTDTGNKSVIGGLAREFYHRIYLHYAQPSAWNWQPQSEYGNKGQGTPAMDGAERTMWIFEPHVAEQVFEDFVKENNIKVYRDEWLDRKKGVSKKGEKITAIRTLSGKTFRGKMFIDATYEGDLMAAAKVSYRVGREANSEFNETWNGVQIGVLHHGHYFKQPVSAYKIPGDAKSGLLPLISPLPPGEKGSADKRVQAYCFRMCLTDLPANRIPFVRPEGYDSTQYELLVRVFKNGWEEAFNKYDPIPNHKTDVNNHGPFSTDYIGMNYDYPEASYEKRKEIIAAHATYQKGLLYFMSTDPRVPDNIREHMNKWGLSRDEFKDNGNWPHQLYIREARRMTGMEVMTEHEVLGKKQVVNPVGMGSYTLDSHNTQRYVQDDGTVQNEGDVEVRVPEPYRISYGAIVPRKGECENLLVPVCVSSTHIAYGSIRMEPVFMILGQSAATAAIQAIDAKKAVQDISYEQLKAQLLKDKQRL from the coding sequence ATGAAGCAGCTTCTTACAATCTTACTCTTTTGTTTGTTATGCCTTACACAGGCCCGGGCACAGACGCCCATAGAGGCCGATGTTGTGATCTATGGCGGTACCTCCGCCGCTGTCACCGCCGCCGTGCAGGTCAAAAAAATGAACAGATCAGTGGTCATCGTATCGCCCGACAAGCACCTGGGCGGCTTGTCGGCCGGAGGACTTGGTTTCACCGATACAGGGAATAAGTCGGTCATCGGTGGCCTGGCGCGCGAATTTTACCATCGCATCTACCTGCATTATGCACAGCCTTCTGCATGGAACTGGCAGCCACAATCTGAATATGGTAATAAAGGACAGGGCACGCCTGCTATGGACGGCGCAGAACGTACCATGTGGATCTTCGAGCCACACGTAGCAGAGCAGGTGTTTGAAGATTTTGTGAAAGAAAATAATATCAAAGTATACCGCGATGAATGGCTGGACCGTAAAAAAGGTGTAAGCAAAAAAGGTGAAAAGATCACCGCTATCAGAACACTGAGCGGTAAAACATTCCGCGGGAAGATGTTCATTGACGCTACCTATGAAGGCGATCTGATGGCCGCTGCCAAAGTATCCTACCGGGTAGGCAGGGAAGCCAACAGCGAGTTCAATGAAACCTGGAATGGTGTACAGATAGGCGTACTTCACCACGGTCACTATTTTAAGCAGCCGGTCAGCGCGTACAAAATACCCGGGGATGCTAAAAGTGGTTTATTACCGCTTATTTCTCCACTGCCACCCGGTGAGAAGGGGAGTGCCGATAAACGCGTGCAGGCTTATTGCTTCCGTATGTGCCTGACAGATCTTCCTGCAAACCGTATTCCTTTTGTGCGTCCGGAGGGATATGATTCCACTCAGTATGAATTGCTGGTGAGGGTGTTTAAGAACGGTTGGGAAGAGGCATTTAATAAATATGACCCTATTCCTAATCATAAAACGGACGTTAACAACCACGGGCCTTTCAGCACAGATTATATCGGTATGAACTACGACTATCCCGAGGCTTCCTATGAAAAGAGAAAAGAGATCATCGCGGCCCATGCTACTTATCAGAAAGGGCTCTTATACTTTATGTCCACTGATCCGCGGGTGCCTGATAATATCCGTGAGCATATGAATAAATGGGGATTGTCAAGGGATGAATTCAAAGATAATGGCAACTGGCCGCACCAGTTATATATCCGTGAAGCCCGTCGCATGACCGGTATGGAAGTCATGACAGAACATGAAGTGCTGGGAAAGAAGCAGGTGGTTAATCCTGTCGGTATGGGCTCTTATACGCTCGATTCACACAACACACAACGATATGTACAGGACGATGGCACCGTGCAGAATGAAGGAGATGTAGAGGTGCGCGTGCCGGAGCCTTACCGTATCAGCTACGGAGCTATTGTGCCCAGGAAGGGAGAATGTGAGAACCTGCTGGTACCCGTATGCGTGTCGTCTACACACATCGCCTATGGTAGTATCAGGATGGAACCGGTGTTCATGATACTGGGACAGAGTGCTGCTACCGCCGCTATCCAGGCAATAGACGCAAAGAAAGCAGTACAGGATATCAGCTATGAACAACTGAAGGCACAGCTATTGAAAGATAAGCAGCGGCTGTAA
- a CDS encoding type 1 glutamine amidotransferase, which translates to MIPNKQHWKVAVLDMYEQVPNEGMRCIREILTSYAERHALQLEFHEYEVRVQQQVPDLSYDIYISTGGPGSPLDSEGSEWEQHYFRLMEDIREWNAAAIEKKQVLLICHSFQLMCRYLGLGNVCRRRSPAFGVFPVHKTVAGEQELVFNELPEPYYIVDSRNWQVIELNQQKMEAIGAQVLAIEKERPHVPLERATMAIRFSDYCLGTQFHPEADAAGMRMYLLQQEKKNQVITNYGAEKYYGMLEHLSDPDKIMLTHDAFIPAFLDNAIFKRSLQQ; encoded by the coding sequence ATGATTCCGAATAAGCAGCACTGGAAAGTAGCAGTTCTGGATATGTACGAACAGGTCCCTAATGAAGGCATGCGCTGCATCAGGGAAATATTGACCAGCTATGCTGAAAGACATGCGCTGCAACTTGAATTTCATGAATATGAGGTAAGGGTGCAGCAGCAGGTGCCAGATCTGTCCTACGACATCTACATCTCCACCGGCGGTCCTGGTAGTCCGCTGGACAGCGAAGGCAGTGAGTGGGAACAACATTATTTCCGTCTCATGGAAGACATCAGGGAATGGAATGCCGCCGCTATTGAAAAAAAACAGGTTTTACTGATCTGCCACAGTTTTCAGCTGATGTGCCGTTATCTCGGATTAGGCAATGTATGCCGCCGCAGGTCTCCGGCATTTGGCGTCTTTCCCGTGCATAAAACAGTTGCGGGCGAGCAGGAACTGGTATTCAATGAACTGCCCGAGCCTTATTACATCGTTGACAGCCGTAACTGGCAGGTCATCGAGCTGAATCAGCAGAAGATGGAAGCCATCGGCGCGCAAGTGCTGGCCATTGAGAAAGAACGGCCGCATGTACCACTGGAACGTGCTACCATGGCCATCCGCTTCAGCGATTACTGCCTGGGCACACAGTTCCATCCGGAAGCAGATGCTGCAGGCATGCGCATGTACCTGTTGCAGCAGGAAAAGAAGAACCAGGTCATCACCAATTATGGAGCAGAAAAATACTACGGCATGCTGGAGCATCTTTCTGACCCGGACAAAATTATGCTGACGCACGATGCTTTTATACCGGCATTTCTTGATAATGCCATTTTTAAACGCTCTTTACAACAATGA
- a CDS encoding carboxylate-amine ligase, with protein MLKNFTLGIEEEYMVMDPVTRELRSHEQKIVEQAHRVLRDKVKAEFHQAVVEVGTQVCSNIDEACEDVSMLRRTIAQIAGDLGFSIGASGTHPFSNWELQLITDHPRYFEIVNEMQDAARSNLIFGLHVHVGMESREMALHIANSVRYFLPHVFALSTNSPFWEGRNTGFKSYRTKVFDKFPRTGIPDYFASIEEYDRYIQLLVKTNCIDNAKKVWWDLRVHPFFDTVEFRICDVPLTVKETCTIAALFQAVCAKIYKLRMQNLNFIIYNRALVNENKWRASRYGIDGSLIDFGKEEEVNARLLISELLDFVDDVVDDLGSRHYIEHTRHILENGTGADQQLKVYAETKDLISVTDFITNQFLKDC; from the coding sequence ATGCTCAAAAATTTCACCCTCGGTATTGAAGAGGAATATATGGTCATGGATCCGGTGACCCGTGAGCTCCGGTCCCATGAACAAAAGATCGTAGAACAGGCGCACAGGGTGCTCCGCGACAAGGTAAAAGCGGAATTTCACCAGGCAGTAGTAGAAGTAGGCACCCAGGTCTGCTCGAATATTGACGAAGCCTGTGAAGACGTTTCCATGCTGCGCCGCACCATCGCCCAGATAGCCGGCGACCTCGGTTTCAGCATCGGCGCTTCCGGCACCCATCCTTTCTCCAACTGGGAATTACAGCTCATCACCGATCATCCCCGTTATTTCGAGATCGTGAACGAAATGCAGGATGCTGCCCGCTCCAACCTCATTTTCGGACTACATGTACATGTGGGCATGGAAAGCAGGGAAATGGCGCTGCATATTGCCAATTCCGTCCGTTATTTCCTGCCGCACGTATTTGCCTTAAGTACCAACTCCCCTTTCTGGGAAGGCCGTAATACCGGCTTTAAATCCTATCGTACAAAAGTATTCGACAAGTTTCCCCGCACCGGCATTCCCGATTATTTTGCCAGCATAGAAGAATACGACAGGTATATCCAGCTGCTGGTGAAGACCAATTGTATAGACAATGCAAAGAAGGTGTGGTGGGACCTGCGCGTACACCCTTTCTTCGACACGGTAGAATTCCGCATCTGCGACGTACCGCTTACCGTAAAAGAGACCTGTACTATTGCCGCGCTCTTCCAGGCCGTATGCGCCAAGATCTATAAACTGCGTATGCAGAACCTGAACTTCATCATCTACAACCGCGCCCTGGTCAATGAGAACAAATGGCGCGCTTCCCGCTACGGTATTGATGGTAGCCTGATCGATTTCGGCAAGGAGGAAGAAGTGAATGCACGCCTGCTCATCTCTGAGCTGCTGGACTTTGTGGATGATGTGGTAGATGACCTGGGCAGCCGTCACTATATAGAGCATACCCGTCATATCCTGGAAAACGGTACCGGCGCCGATCAGCAGCTGAAGGTCTATGCTGAGACCAAAGACCTGATATCGGTAACCGACTTCATCACTAATCAGTTCCTGAAAGACTGCTAA
- a CDS encoding RimK family alpha-L-glutamate ligase: MKKIGLLFGQENGFPQAFIDRVNEKQVDDITAEAVSIDKVIQGIPSGYTVILDRISQDVPFYRAWLKQAALEGAAVINNPFWWSADDKFVNNELAQRTGVQVPKTALIPSRELPLNTSDQSFRNLVYPFDWDSIFDYIGFPAYMKPFNGGGWKHVYKIHDREEFFAQHARTGQLVMMLQEEIKYESYYRCYCIGGRYVRVIPYDPYQPENQRYLAEDSGDGDLLNIVADQVARLNQYLGYDFNSVEIAVRNGVPYVIDFWNPAPETNAKVIGPDNFEWVVETAATYAIQRAQQQKPGTDNLTWGNFLQHAVHGQQTAIVPGAKKAAAKKPAAVTPAKTPKDAKELVDALSEKETPAKKTPAKKTKKKE, from the coding sequence ATGAAAAAAATAGGACTCCTCTTTGGCCAGGAAAATGGCTTTCCCCAGGCATTTATCGATCGTGTGAATGAGAAACAGGTAGATGATATTACAGCGGAAGCTGTGTCTATAGATAAAGTGATACAGGGTATTCCTTCGGGGTATACGGTGATCCTTGACCGCATCTCCCAGGACGTTCCTTTCTACCGCGCCTGGCTCAAACAGGCTGCACTGGAGGGGGCAGCTGTTATCAACAATCCTTTCTGGTGGAGTGCCGACGACAAATTCGTCAACAATGAGCTGGCCCAGCGGACTGGTGTACAGGTACCTAAAACCGCTCTTATCCCTTCGAGGGAACTTCCTTTGAATACCTCCGACCAGTCGTTCCGGAACCTGGTGTACCCTTTCGACTGGGATTCAATTTTCGACTATATCGGTTTCCCTGCCTACATGAAACCATTCAATGGCGGCGGATGGAAACATGTGTATAAAATCCATGACCGTGAGGAGTTCTTTGCACAACATGCCCGTACAGGACAGTTGGTAATGATGCTGCAGGAAGAGATAAAATACGAATCCTACTACCGTTGCTACTGTATCGGCGGCAGGTATGTGCGGGTGATCCCCTACGATCCTTACCAGCCGGAAAACCAGCGTTACCTGGCGGAAGACAGTGGTGACGGCGACCTGCTGAACATCGTTGCCGACCAGGTGGCCAGGTTGAACCAATACCTGGGCTACGATTTCAATTCGGTGGAAATTGCCGTACGCAATGGAGTGCCTTATGTGATCGACTTCTGGAACCCGGCGCCGGAAACCAATGCAAAGGTCATAGGCCCCGACAATTTCGAATGGGTGGTGGAAACAGCCGCCACTTATGCTATCCAGCGCGCACAGCAGCAAAAGCCGGGTACCGATAATCTGACCTGGGGCAATTTCCTGCAACACGCCGTTCATGGCCAGCAAACGGCTATTGTTCCCGGCGCCAAGAAGGCGGCGGCGAAGAAGCCTGCTGCGGTGACGCCCGCCAAAACGCCTAAAGATGCGAAGGAGCTGGTAGATGCTCTGTCAGAAAAAGAAACCCCGGCCAAAAAAACACCCGCCAAAAAGACTAAAAAGAAAGAATAA
- a CDS encoding alpha/beta hydrolase-fold protein, with amino-acid sequence MQEQHYKWHSPHLGHEFEMLVYGEEGYPLILFPTSMGRHHEHKDRGLIQALQWFVDNQLIRIYCPDSIDSDSWYNPHISPAQRALNHIRYDNMLRHEVLEKVTMETGVHRVAVAGCSFGGYHAANFAFRYPESVSYLFSLSGVFDLKPRLNGHYDDNVYFHNPVDFMPANPHEALWRMGIILGVAEKDITRSQNETMSGILSGKGIMHWLDVRPNRTHDWPTWLEMLPYYLSLIK; translated from the coding sequence ATGCAGGAACAACATTACAAATGGCATTCTCCACACCTGGGCCATGAATTTGAAATGCTGGTGTACGGCGAAGAGGGCTATCCGCTGATACTCTTCCCAACATCTATGGGGCGGCATCACGAACATAAGGACAGAGGGCTGATCCAGGCTTTGCAATGGTTTGTAGACAATCAGCTGATCAGGATCTACTGTCCGGACAGTATAGACAGCGATAGCTGGTATAATCCGCACATCTCCCCGGCGCAAAGGGCACTGAATCATATCAGGTATGACAATATGCTTCGCCATGAAGTGCTGGAAAAAGTGACTATGGAAACGGGCGTTCACCGCGTAGCGGTAGCCGGTTGCAGCTTTGGCGGATATCATGCCGCTAATTTCGCTTTCCGCTATCCTGAAAGCGTATCCTACCTGTTTAGCCTTAGCGGTGTTTTCGACCTCAAACCAAGGCTTAACGGCCATTATGACGACAACGTGTATTTCCATAACCCGGTGGACTTTATGCCCGCTAATCCTCATGAAGCCCTGTGGCGCATGGGGATCATCTTAGGCGTAGCCGAAAAAGACATCACCCGCAGTCAGAATGAAACCATGTCGGGCATTCTTTCCGGCAAAGGCATCATGCACTGGCTGGATGTAAGGCCTAACAGGACGCACGACTGGCCTACCTGGCTGGAAATGCTGCCATATTACCTGTCCCTCATAAAATAG